In one Paraburkholderia azotifigens genomic region, the following are encoded:
- a CDS encoding superinfection immunity protein, with protein MRAFFEGLVLLAAVVVYFLPAIVADAREREDAFALTIFNVLFGWTVIGWVAAFVWARHRVSDKRLANLATNTRRSLGRVTVAKIVARSRRVRAARRQSTLSA; from the coding sequence ATGAGAGCATTCTTCGAAGGACTGGTGTTGCTGGCGGCCGTGGTCGTGTACTTTCTGCCCGCCATCGTCGCCGACGCGCGCGAACGCGAGGATGCGTTTGCGCTGACGATTTTCAACGTGCTGTTCGGCTGGACCGTAATCGGCTGGGTTGCGGCGTTCGTGTGGGCGCGTCATCGCGTGAGCGACAAGCGGCTTGCGAATCTCGCGACGAACACGCGTCGATCGCTGGGCCGCGTGACAGTTGCGAAGATCGTCGCGCGTTCGCGCCGGGTGCGCGCGGCGCGGCGTCAGTCGACACTATCCGCGTAA
- a CDS encoding NUDIX hydrolase — protein sequence MKQRATVVCRMGTRILLVGKANSRWSLPGGKPDAGETFEAAAVRELMEETRLQAMGMQYLFEFAGTRTCHHVFAAHVDEQQTPIASNEITRCTWAKVTDISDLDTSVSTRGIVDVLVLTRNYDPRVQSRYQRADAFVQNLREALHDVRLSGWTTALW from the coding sequence GTGAAGCAACGTGCGACTGTCGTGTGCCGGATGGGCACACGCATTCTGCTGGTCGGCAAGGCAAACTCGCGCTGGTCGCTGCCAGGTGGCAAACCCGACGCCGGCGAGACATTCGAAGCCGCCGCCGTGCGCGAACTGATGGAAGAAACCCGCCTTCAGGCGATGGGCATGCAGTATCTGTTCGAGTTCGCGGGCACGCGGACCTGCCATCACGTCTTCGCCGCTCACGTCGACGAACAGCAAACACCCATCGCCAGCAACGAAATCACGCGCTGCACGTGGGCCAAGGTCACCGACATATCCGATCTCGATACCAGCGTTTCGACGCGCGGCATCGTCGATGTGCTCGTGTTGACGCGCAACTATGATCCGCGCGTGCAGAGCCGCTATCAGCGCGCCGACGCGTTCGTGCAGAACCTGCGCGAAGCGCTGCACGATGTGCGCTTGAGTGGTTGGACGACGGCGCTGTGGTGA
- a CDS encoding type II toxin-antitoxin system HipA family toxin, protein MGRRSQTQRLDLWMNGIAVGYWEKSSGGEQLVYSDEWINDEQGRPLSLSLPFTPGNQPYRGAVVSAFFDNLLPDSEPIRRRMAQRYKTGGTAPFDLLAALGRDCVGAIQLLPPGEAPSDLYRIGGDALTATDIGRLLRDTTSAAPLGQRDQAADLRLSIAGAQEKTALLRHKGRWVLPAGSTPTTHILKLPLGLVGNMQADMRTSVENEWLCSRIVAAYGLPIAACEIGHFGDQKALVVERFDRRPSSDGTWIVRLPQEDMCQATGTPPIAKYQADGGPGIDAVMHVLAGSVDAAEDSARFFTAQLVFWLLAATDGHAKNFSIAHLPGNRYRATPLYDVLSAHPIIGRGANRVPMQKAKLAMAVRGTSNHYLISQIVRRHWLAQGQQVGLSRDTVDALIGSVTGATQQVIDTVAAQLPANFPHDLASAIFEGMSRQNKKLASA, encoded by the coding sequence ATGGGGCGCCGATCACAGACTCAACGTCTCGACCTGTGGATGAACGGCATCGCTGTCGGCTACTGGGAAAAGTCCAGCGGCGGCGAGCAGCTCGTCTATTCCGACGAGTGGATCAACGACGAACAGGGGCGTCCGCTGTCGCTGTCCTTGCCTTTCACACCGGGCAACCAGCCGTACCGCGGCGCCGTCGTGTCGGCGTTCTTCGACAATCTGCTGCCCGATAGCGAACCGATCCGCCGCAGGATGGCGCAGCGCTACAAAACGGGCGGCACGGCGCCCTTCGACCTGCTCGCCGCGCTCGGGCGCGACTGCGTCGGCGCGATCCAGCTGCTGCCGCCGGGCGAGGCGCCCAGCGACCTCTACCGCATCGGCGGCGACGCGCTGACGGCAACCGACATCGGGCGGCTGTTGCGCGACACGACGTCGGCCGCGCCGCTCGGCCAGCGCGATCAGGCCGCCGATCTGCGGCTGTCCATCGCAGGCGCACAGGAAAAGACGGCGCTGCTGCGTCACAAGGGCCGCTGGGTGCTGCCCGCGGGCAGCACGCCGACCACGCATATCCTCAAGCTTCCGCTCGGCCTCGTCGGCAACATGCAGGCCGATATGCGCACGTCGGTGGAAAACGAATGGCTGTGCTCGCGGATCGTCGCCGCGTACGGCCTGCCCATCGCCGCATGCGAGATCGGGCATTTCGGCGATCAGAAAGCGCTCGTCGTCGAACGTTTCGACCGCCGTCCGTCGAGCGATGGAACATGGATCGTGCGTCTTCCGCAAGAAGACATGTGCCAGGCGACGGGCACGCCGCCCATTGCGAAGTATCAGGCTGACGGCGGCCCCGGCATCGATGCCGTGATGCACGTTCTGGCCGGCTCCGTGGATGCCGCCGAAGACAGCGCGCGCTTCTTCACCGCGCAACTGGTCTTCTGGCTGCTTGCCGCAACGGACGGCCACGCAAAGAACTTCAGCATCGCGCACTTGCCCGGCAACCGCTACCGCGCGACGCCGCTCTACGACGTGCTGTCCGCGCATCCCATCATCGGGCGCGGCGCGAACCGCGTGCCGATGCAGAAAGCGAAGCTGGCAATGGCCGTGCGCGGCACGAGCAATCACTATCTGATCAGTCAGATAGTGCGGCGGCATTGGCTCGCGCAAGGCCAACAGGTCGGCTTGTCGCGCGATACCGTCGACGCGTTGATCGGCTCGGTGACGGGCGCCACGCAGCAGGTCATCGACACCGTTGCTGCGCAGCTGCCCGCCAACTTTCCACACGATCTCGCGTCCGCGATCTTCGAAGGCATGTCGAGACAAAACAAGAAGCTCGCATCGGCATAG
- a CDS encoding S1/P1 Nuclease has product MNPLSTQHNFQSLSLKDLLEARDLYHWHLTSKANVVGTAVGLYLIRSDEPWRDQQRHANGHARAPAEDKGIRTFGNSEVRPYSWPAVIVLVRDWVDATEFGHGKVDPDHMVPRTLYMPDGRAVPVCVVAVEPTGPATRAPADARWPSTYIGGGCPLIADTQGIERTASVGCLVTDGHTTYALTNRHVCGEPGSPVKALLRGAVEEVGIASDRQLTREPFTSVFPEFAGGRSFLTLDVGLVEVHDANDWSSQPFGIEGTVEPVADINELSLGLQLIDQHVTAFGSASGALDGTIKALFYRHKSLAGYDYISQFLIAPANGGAQTQPGDSGTLWYLVAPANAHTDGEENHATSARNGKENGQQASTRRLYPLALEWGGQALASDDGQRLNYALATGLSTACQLLDVDLVRAQNVGANPYWGQTGHYSIATAAIESVKQGPLRDFLAANVERISFRPDELTPEQIREKLARGDFVELADVPDLVWKKTPGRVPGGRDYAQNAGPEHPNHYADIDQPDGDGKTLRDVTLGNIANMSVAVWSKWYADEGGTDARSEGLLPFRVWQIFDEMVRQLKKRNDTKFLCAAGVLAHYVGDACQPLHGSYHADGYKDTPDATPKKWPGKGVHSTYEDKMVDRHSNDLLPQIGPQAKAFDGEIPKIGDGRDAAFATVSLMAYAAKILPPSTLIDEYIRLGGGSSARVVDGLWDAFGEDTAKLMGAGARYLAAMWEAAYAVADTSLPAGEREISEYALAKVYQDKAFLPSLTLDKIGPVIG; this is encoded by the coding sequence ATGAATCCACTGTCCACGCAGCACAATTTCCAGAGCCTGTCGTTGAAGGATCTGCTCGAAGCACGCGATCTGTATCACTGGCATCTGACCAGCAAGGCGAATGTCGTCGGTACGGCCGTCGGCCTGTACCTCATTCGCAGCGATGAACCCTGGCGGGATCAGCAGCGCCACGCAAACGGTCACGCGCGGGCGCCCGCGGAAGACAAGGGCATCCGCACGTTCGGCAACTCCGAAGTGCGTCCGTACTCGTGGCCCGCTGTGATCGTGCTGGTGCGCGACTGGGTCGACGCGACCGAGTTCGGTCACGGCAAGGTCGATCCCGATCACATGGTGCCGCGCACGCTCTATATGCCCGATGGGCGTGCCGTTCCCGTCTGCGTCGTGGCCGTCGAGCCGACCGGGCCCGCCACTCGCGCGCCCGCCGATGCGCGCTGGCCTTCTACCTATATCGGCGGCGGCTGTCCGTTGATTGCGGATACGCAGGGCATCGAGCGGACGGCGAGCGTCGGCTGTCTCGTGACGGATGGCCACACGACGTACGCGCTCACGAACCGGCACGTCTGCGGCGAACCCGGTTCGCCCGTAAAGGCTTTGTTGCGCGGCGCAGTCGAGGAAGTGGGCATTGCCTCGGACCGTCAGTTGACGCGCGAACCGTTCACGTCCGTGTTCCCCGAGTTCGCGGGCGGCCGCAGCTTTCTGACGCTCGATGTCGGGCTCGTCGAAGTGCATGACGCGAACGACTGGTCGAGCCAGCCGTTCGGCATCGAAGGCACGGTCGAGCCTGTCGCCGACATCAACGAACTGAGCCTCGGCCTGCAGTTGATCGACCAGCACGTCACGGCGTTCGGCAGCGCATCGGGTGCGCTCGACGGCACGATCAAGGCACTCTTCTACCGGCACAAGTCGCTGGCGGGCTATGACTATATTTCGCAGTTTCTGATTGCGCCCGCGAACGGCGGCGCGCAGACGCAGCCCGGCGATTCGGGAACGCTGTGGTACCTCGTGGCGCCCGCGAACGCGCACACCGATGGCGAAGAGAATCACGCGACCTCGGCGCGCAACGGTAAAGAGAACGGACAGCAGGCGAGCACGCGGCGTCTCTATCCGCTCGCGCTCGAATGGGGCGGCCAGGCACTCGCGAGCGACGACGGCCAACGTCTGAACTATGCGCTCGCGACGGGCCTGAGCACAGCCTGCCAGTTGCTCGATGTGGATCTCGTGCGGGCGCAGAACGTCGGCGCCAATCCGTACTGGGGACAAACGGGGCACTACAGCATTGCGACGGCCGCGATCGAGTCCGTCAAGCAAGGGCCGCTACGCGATTTCCTCGCTGCGAATGTCGAGCGCATCAGCTTCCGTCCAGACGAACTGACGCCGGAGCAGATTCGCGAGAAGCTCGCGCGCGGCGATTTCGTCGAACTCGCCGACGTGCCCGATCTCGTGTGGAAAAAGACACCGGGCCGCGTGCCGGGCGGTCGCGACTATGCGCAGAATGCCGGACCTGAGCATCCGAATCACTACGCGGATATCGATCAGCCGGATGGCGACGGCAAGACGCTGCGCGACGTGACACTCGGCAATATCGCCAACATGAGCGTCGCTGTGTGGTCGAAGTGGTACGCGGACGAGGGCGGCACGGATGCGCGCTCCGAGGGGCTGCTGCCGTTCCGTGTGTGGCAGATCTTCGACGAGATGGTCAGGCAGCTGAAAAAGCGCAACGACACGAAGTTCCTGTGCGCGGCGGGCGTGCTCGCGCACTATGTCGGCGATGCGTGCCAGCCCTTGCACGGCTCGTATCACGCGGACGGCTACAAGGATACACCCGACGCGACGCCGAAGAAGTGGCCAGGCAAGGGCGTGCACTCGACCTACGAAGACAAGATGGTCGACCGTCACTCGAACGATCTCTTGCCGCAGATCGGACCGCAGGCGAAGGCGTTCGACGGCGAGATTCCGAAGATCGGCGATGGCCGCGACGCCGCATTCGCGACAGTATCGTTGATGGCCTACGCAGCGAAGATCCTGCCGCCGTCCACGCTGATCGACGAGTACATCCGCCTGGGCGGCGGCAGTTCGGCGCGCGTCGTCGATGGTCTGTGGGATGCGTTCGGCGAAGACACGGCGAAGCTGATGGGCGCGGGCGCGCGCTACCTCGCGGCGATGTGGGAAGCCGCGTATGCCGTCGCCGATACGTCGTTGCCGGCGGGAGAGCGGGAAATCAGCGAATACGCGCTCGCGAAGGTGTATCAGGACAAGGCGTTTCTGCCTTCGCTGACGCTCGACAAGATCGGGCCGGTGATCGGCTGA